A section of the Triticum dicoccoides isolate Atlit2015 ecotype Zavitan chromosome 7A, WEW_v2.0, whole genome shotgun sequence genome encodes:
- the LOC119333686 gene encoding uncharacterized protein LOC119333686 yields the protein MALTVISTVGNGTQVGTTKMNAWWSETVLDKPDRAPTMGGTIVEWCSSRNDGGGDHHHHEDERSAEAGHRRHRWKGPPYNDRQRSSPWVWMAVILCMLLAIGVLVLGATMLAVYLIYKPQMPYMEVTNAQLLQLDYSPADGVIRDIKFKFDLLAKNTNSKVDTSFSSFNIDVNFNGTTLLQLSTETFTVARESSVTLPYSGESRGTRLDPAGMQAMEEAVRSELVPITLSGKARTRWKKGVFLKVGFWTRLNCPLDFYYRTGNVAPIDHDTCRSRSP from the exons ATGGCGTTGACAGTGATCTCGACAGTCGGCAATGGCACCCAAGTCGGCACCACAAAGATGAACGCCTGGTGGAGCGAAACAG TGTTGGATAAGCCGGACCGGGCGCCGACGATGGGCGGCACCATCGTGGAGTGGTGCAGCAGCAGAAAT GATGGAGGCGGGGACCACCACCACCACGAGGACGAGAGGTCGGCTGAGGCGGGTCATCGCCGCCATCGGTGGAAGGGACCGCCGTACAACGACAGGCAGAGGAGCTCCCCGTGGGTGTGGATGGCGGTGATCCTGTGCATGCTGCTGGCCATCGGCGTCCTCGTGTTGGGCGCCACGATGTTGGCCGTGTACTTGATCTACAAGCCCCAGATGCCGTACATGGAGGTGACCAACGCGCAGCTCCTGCAGCTCGACTACAGCCCGGCCGACGGCGTCATCAGGGACATAAAGTTCAAGTTCGATCTTCTCGCCAAGAACACCAACTCCAAGGTCGACACCTCCTTCTCCAGCTTCAACATCGACGTCAACTTCAACGGCACCACCCTGCTACAGCTGAGCACCGAGACCTTCACCGTCGCCCGGGAGAGCTCCGTCACGCTGCCGTACAGCGGGGAGTCGCGCGGGACGAGGCTGGACCCCGCCGGGATGCAGGCCATGGAGGAGGCGGTCAGGTCCGAGCTGGTGCCGATCACCCTGTCCGGCAAGGCGCGGACGCGGTGGAAGAAGGGCGTCTTCCTCAAGGTCGGCTTCTGGACGCGCCTCAATTGCCCCCTCGACTTCTACTACCGCACCGGCAACGTCGCGCCCATCGACCACGACACCTGCCGCTCCAGGTCGCCGTAG